GTCAGTTCAATGAGGATCTTCGCTCGcccagttaaaggcatcaccgcacgaatgtgaggtggtgcagatttcaggtggagtattcttatacaggatagtagattatggagagggggtgattccgtccatttcttcctaattgcccgtaaaaaacggtccggaagatgcggcgcgtgcacaatgctggcgcgccccaatcgaactcgttgtagaaaatagcgcgccggatcgctcgaagccgtatcttcggggccgttttttacggcaattaggaagaaatggacggaatcactcttctctccatagtctatgactccgtatacgaataaaccacctgaaatccgtaccacctcagattcgtggggtagtGCCTCTAAAGGTAGCATACggcgaatctgatgtggtgtgGGAGTCCGcaaaaaagctagagatggtgttgtagattgcggatccgagatggttccgctcatccctcaATAATCGTCgcaagaaacggcgtgggtactgctttagttcctacaacGTACGTACGTCAGAACGCTTTTCCATGCACACGCTCCGCTCCTGGACGCGGCGCATGCACAGGGCCGGCGCATTGcaactgaaaaaaggaaaaacgtggcgtggaagacgcggttttttacgacgattaggagcCATCTTGGATCCGCAGTCTGCCACCCCATCTCTAACTTTTCCCACGAATTTCCTCACATTTCACTTCAGATTCCTGGTGTGCAGCCTTTAAAATAGGTCACGTGTCTGCAGAACACGGGCGACCACGAATCCGGTGACCGTGACGCGTCTGTCGCAAcgcacgtttttttctctgcttgacGCACACACTCTCTTTCTTCCCTCCGCCCTGCGTCAAACAAAGGCGCGTCGCGCTCATCCGATTGaacacatttaaaggcatcaccaacgaatctgagttggtacggatttcaggtggattattcgtatacggggtcatagattgtggAAAGGGGgtctccgctcatctctcccagcaccactgcaaacagccgtcTCGAGAATGTTGTTCTGTACGAcgcggaaccaccccctctccataacctacgaccccttgtacgaatactccacctgaaatccgtaccacctcagattcgcggggtgatgcctttaagggtgATCATTGCTTTTCATGACTCTTCGACAATACATATAAcatctgcttttctttttcattatcgTATTTTGGAGCTGCTGATAGAAACCTGATTAAAATGGTGAATATCATCGCTACGTTGTTATGGATAATCATCTTGCGATGTATCAGATGAACAGTTAGGTAATGGCTTACATGGTGGGGATGAAATCTTCATGGTATTAAGATGTGCTGAAGATTTCTGCTATTTCTCGTGAAAACCTACTCCGTGCACCTCACAATTCAGAAATTAACCTTCTCTACTCCCACCTGTGTGTAGATCTATCCGTTTCGGAGTTGAGTCACTCGCCATCCATGTGGGAGCGGAACTTTTCTGCCAGGTGGACCAATATCACGGGATACCAATCTCCGGTTACCTTGGAGGCGGAACAGTGCTTTCGCTAAGTCAAACCTCTTTGACTTCTTACTTATCCCCTTCGGAGCCTTCAAATTGAGCTTTTTATACGGCTTTGCTTTACGCACCACTTCTCCGTATTTGAGATTGCGGTACAAAGGACCACGAGTAGTGCTTCGTGCGTTCACCAACGTAAAGTATATTGGTGGTTCAGTCGGAGGAACGTACGTCATTACTTCGTTGAATAATTTGGTGTGTAAAGGCACTGGTGTAGTAGGAGCTACAGTAACAGGAGCTACAGTCTGCTCTTTGACTTCTGCCGATTCCATAGCGGTAACGTTATCATAGTCGGTAGCATTGAGCAGGTCAGCAACAGAGAGAACTGTGTAGCGTGGAAGGTTCGACGTCGCTGCTGCGTCTGTACTGTTTTCAAAGGAATCGTTTGAAAAAGCTGTAATGTCCTCAGCCACAGCGGAGAGCTGAGGTGGAGGCAACAGCGCCGTAGGTGATTTCACAAGGTCTTGTTGTTTCACAGGTGCATCGGGTTCACTTGTTATGTCCTCGAATTGCTCGACTTCTATGCTGCTGTCAATGTAATCTGAAAGCACATATTCTTATAAGCTTATGGAAATCTCCTTGCATAGGATTCACAATTAGCGCACAGTCAGCAGGAGATATGTTCAACAGCGTGAGCGCGACGCGTGCGCCGGCACTGTCTCTTCGCTTGGAacgcactttttttgtttttccactGTTTCCTCCCAGTAAAATGTGTATCGCAGCGTATTCTCACGATTGAACAAATCAAATTTCCGTGCTGATTATCTTTTCGCAAAATATATTAGAAGCGAGAGATCTTTCTAACGAAGAAGTAGTATAGTAGACAAATTGGTCCATTGTGCAATTGAAATGTTGAATGAACCTTGCGCTCTTCAGCTGTTCTTAAGAAATCCCATAGACCACCTTATTACCATTATAACATCCAAGATCCGGAACATCTTTACTTTAGTTGTCAATGTGCAAAAAGggttatttttgatttattgcgTACGACACCTCGACGATTGCGTTACATCCAGCGAAAACGTTTTTGTATTTAGccactatttttttgttttgtctccggtagtttttcattcttttttcgtacGCAGTGAATATGTTTACGTGTGTAATTACGTGTAGTTCCatacgtcaaaaaaaaaacagtcccACTTACACGTGGTTGGGTTATGATGACCTGagactcggtgcagttgcgcaagctgGTACGCTTGACGCGGCGCGGTAGGACGAAGCTatcgatggtcccacctcgatcccaatcgcttgcttcatcgcgccgctttgagTGCACCCGCTAAGTCAACTGTGCTGAGGTTCAGGTCGTTATGGTCCCACCTTACCCATAGGTGACTATTTCGTTTTTCTGCTGTCGTATCCTTGAACTGCAGCACGAATTAACAGTTTCACGCCGCGAATCAGAAAGTGAAGCCTGTTTGAAATTCTCCTCCGACTCTCATCAATTCTCATGTCACGCTGATCCGAAAACTAGCGAAAGACGCCTAAGCAGCAAAATCTGGTGTGGAACTGCTTAGTGACATCAcctgcgagttttttttttcaggacaggTGTTCGGATGGATTACCAACATTTCCACCAAGGCGTGGATTCGGTTAAATTCTTTCCGATGATCATTTGAGAACTATGGAGGTGTGTTTGACAGTGAGTGACCTTTTTCAAACTACTTCAAACTACGCAGATGCGCAAAACTTAAGGATGAGATAGGTAAAGTAACATAACATTCCATTAACAACTCAGTTGAGATGGATGAAATTGCGAGAGTATGTCGTCAGGGGTCTCCCAGCCGAGTGAGGTCAGCGCGGCTATACATACACTATAGCGCCCTACCACAAGAACTTCTTGCTAAGATTGTGGCCAGCATGAGAACACATTGCAGAGCACGTTTTGCCGTCCATGGTGATCACACACCTAAGAGTCTTACCCCGCCTTTTATAACGTTCAGGGGACCATCGTAAATCGCAGTGACTTCAGTGTAGTTctaatctttgaaaaagagtGTCGTTTCTGTTCGTCTCATTGCGTATTTCTTTCGATTACCTTCTGCACTACACTGTAGCAGCCCTTTCTAAGAATTATCCAAGTTTTCATCGAGCTATGTTACTTAGCAGTGACATATCACGAAGCTTACATACTTTCGGCCTTAAGTTTTGCTCATCAGCGCAGATGAATTCATATTTCACAACTAAAATATGTCGCTAGAGACAACTACTTAAAGAACTACATGacaaactcaaaaaaagttgttgtggTATTCACCACCTTCTCCCTCAAAGATGACGTAAAATTTCCCTACCGAAAGCtctaattttcaaaatggatgctgaaacgaaaagaaaatagaatttttttcttttggcatTCAGCCTTTTTCTCCACTAAACATTGGTGGAAATCACagcacaaaataaaatgacagagtttggatattttttgagATACAAGCGCATTTCCGTAGGGAAACTTGTTTACTAAACGCAACTCTTGAACTGCTTAATTTCTCAACCCTTCTGCTTTTGAAATTGATAGCCCCAATCCAGAATGtctcaatagttttttttttcaattacctTGCGACACTCTTACATGCTTATGAAACATCCGAAAAtgatataaatatgaaaaacgaTACCGTTCAATGCGGAAAAATTGCAATAGAAAAAAGGCaacgatgaaagaaaaaacagaacctACCAACTTCCTCGCGGTTATCTTGCACAAAACCTCtaaaaagaagaggatttcaaatttcttggaGACTCCAGTATGTACAGTAAAATATGGGATATATTTAAATCTTGATGGC
This is a stretch of genomic DNA from Necator americanus strain Aroian chromosome II, whole genome shotgun sequence. It encodes these proteins:
- a CDS encoding hypothetical protein (NECATOR_CHRII.G5682.T1); its protein translation is MRVRAISGVVQRNDMSDSMSPFGIFTDDNIVNQRYYRRDSRQQGHRLTNRLALANYIDSSIEVEQFEDITSEPDAPVKQQDLVKSPTALLPPPQLSAVAEDITAFSNDSFENSTDAAATSNLPRYTVLSVADLLNATDYDNVTAMESAEVKEQTVAPVTVAPTTPVPLHTKLFNEVMTYVPPTEPPIYFTLVNARSTTRGPLYRNLKYGEVVRKAKPYKKLNLKAPKGISKKSKRFDLAKALFRLQGNRRLVSRDIGPPGRKVPLPHGWRVTQLRNG